One Sphingobacteruim zhuxiongii DNA window includes the following coding sequences:
- a CDS encoding alpha-hydroxy acid oxidase has protein sequence MSKKIVFKYNSKYPSVADLKRKAKCRIPKFAFDYLEGGCNEELNLARNENDFDDILLKPQYLHVAGDIDMSVNLFGRTYSAPFGISPIGLQGLMWPNAPEILAKAAAKHDIPYTLSTVSTSSIERIADVSDGKAWFQLYHPTEDRLRDDILRRLKDVECPVLVVLVDVPSFGLRYREIKSGLSMPPKMNIQNVLQAMVCPTWGIKTLQHGIPSFATLKPYMEKGLDLTQLGQFMNKTFTGKVNVEKVKAIRDIWKGPLVLKGVTTDEDMQAAIEVGADGVIVSNHGGRQIDAGESSIHSLIKLASNPIYKEKIKIMLDGGIRSGVDLGRAYAVGSDFNFMGRPFMYGVGALGDEGADHTITMFKAQLYQVMQQLTLENITQFPGRLIK, from the coding sequence ATGAGTAAAAAAATAGTATTCAAATACAATTCAAAATATCCCTCAGTTGCCGACTTAAAACGCAAAGCAAAATGCCGAATTCCCAAATTTGCATTTGATTATCTCGAGGGAGGTTGTAATGAAGAGTTAAACCTCGCAAGAAATGAGAATGATTTCGACGATATTCTTTTAAAACCACAATATTTACACGTTGCTGGTGATATCGACATGTCGGTCAATCTGTTTGGACGTACTTACAGTGCACCGTTCGGTATCTCGCCAATAGGATTGCAAGGTTTAATGTGGCCAAATGCACCAGAAATACTTGCAAAAGCTGCCGCAAAACACGACATCCCTTATACGCTAAGTACAGTATCTACAAGCTCCATTGAGCGCATCGCTGATGTCTCTGATGGAAAGGCTTGGTTTCAACTTTATCATCCCACAGAAGACCGCTTGAGAGATGATATTCTACGTCGTCTGAAAGATGTAGAATGTCCAGTCTTAGTGGTTTTGGTTGATGTACCTTCATTTGGACTTCGTTATCGTGAGATAAAAAGCGGGCTTTCGATGCCGCCTAAGATGAATATTCAGAATGTCCTACAAGCAATGGTATGCCCGACTTGGGGTATTAAAACCTTGCAACATGGCATTCCTTCCTTTGCAACGTTAAAGCCTTATATGGAAAAAGGATTAGACTTAACGCAATTGGGACAGTTTATGAATAAAACTTTCACTGGAAAAGTGAATGTTGAGAAAGTAAAAGCTATTCGAGATATTTGGAAAGGGCCTTTGGTATTGAAGGGCGTGACAACCGACGAAGATATGCAAGCTGCCATTGAAGTGGGTGCCGACGGAGTGATAGTCTCTAATCACGGCGGGCGTCAAATAGATGCGGGTGAATCTTCTATACACTCATTGATAAAACTGGCTTCCAACCCGATTTACAAAGAGAAAATAAAGATCATGTTAGATGGTGGAATACGTTCTGGAGTAGATTTAGGTAGAGCTTACGCCGTTGGTTCTGATTTTAACTTTATGGGTCGTCCTTTTATGTATGGGGTCGGAGCTCTTGGTGATGAAGGTGCTGACCATACTATTACTATGTTTAAAGCACAACTTTATCAGGTAATGCAACAGTTAACATTAGAAAACATTACGCAGTTTCCCGGGAGACTGATTAAATAG
- a CDS encoding APC family permease, translated as MKKQLSLWDGIMIVMGSMIGSGIFIVSSDMMRQLGSGYWVIAVWLITTFATIAAAICYGEMSSLFPKAGGQYTYLTETFGKMTGFLYGWSLFAVIQTGTIAAVAVAFGKFTGYIFPELNDAAPLYQNGNFMITWMQILAIAVILLLTFINTKGIQSGKIVQLFFTSSKIIALILLVIGGIYLIKSNLFSENIAFGWDAFQNLKGEGWTGISGTALLGAIAAAMVGSIFSSVAWENVTFVAGEMKDPKRNVVRSMVIGTTLVMLLYLLINYVYLSALSRDEIAFAANDRVAVAAAEKLLGNTGTIAMAILVMISTFGCVNGIVLSGARVFQTMAKDGLFLKQAIANNKYDVPERSLWLQGIWASLLCLSGQYGNLLDMVSFVIVIFYMITVFGVIYLRWKKPELERSYKTFLYPVTPLIYLLIGTVFCVLLILFKPNYTWPGFILILIGIPIYYLGKRKESKDNHIS; from the coding sequence ATGAAAAAACAATTAAGCCTTTGGGATGGCATTATGATTGTCATGGGATCCATGATAGGCAGTGGTATCTTTATCGTTAGCTCGGATATGATGAGACAGCTTGGATCGGGCTATTGGGTAATTGCTGTTTGGTTGATTACAACCTTTGCAACCATAGCTGCGGCTATTTGTTACGGTGAAATGTCTTCTTTATTTCCTAAGGCGGGAGGACAGTATACATATTTGACAGAGACGTTTGGTAAAATGACAGGCTTCTTATATGGCTGGAGTCTCTTTGCGGTAATACAAACTGGGACAATCGCTGCGGTTGCCGTTGCATTTGGTAAATTTACAGGCTATATCTTTCCCGAATTGAATGATGCGGCTCCGCTCTATCAGAATGGAAACTTTATGATTACATGGATGCAGATTCTTGCAATCGCTGTCATCTTACTCCTCACTTTCATAAATACGAAAGGGATTCAAAGCGGAAAGATAGTTCAGCTCTTTTTCACTTCATCAAAGATTATCGCATTGATTCTTCTCGTCATTGGAGGGATCTATCTCATCAAGTCAAACTTATTCTCCGAGAATATTGCTTTCGGATGGGACGCGTTTCAGAATTTAAAAGGAGAGGGTTGGACAGGTATATCGGGAACGGCTCTCTTAGGTGCGATAGCGGCGGCAATGGTAGGCTCTATCTTTAGTAGTGTCGCTTGGGAAAACGTGACCTTTGTTGCTGGTGAGATGAAAGATCCGAAACGCAATGTCGTTCGTTCAATGGTAATAGGGACGACTTTAGTGATGTTGTTGTACTTGCTAATCAACTATGTTTACCTTTCCGCGTTAAGCCGTGATGAGATTGCTTTTGCTGCTAATGATCGTGTTGCGGTTGCTGCCGCAGAGAAACTTCTTGGAAACACTGGAACGATCGCTATGGCGATCTTAGTGATGATATCTACCTTCGGTTGTGTAAATGGAATTGTACTTTCTGGCGCTCGCGTTTTTCAAACGATGGCGAAGGATGGTTTGTTTCTAAAACAGGCAATTGCGAATAACAAATATGATGTTCCTGAACGATCCTTATGGTTACAGGGAATCTGGGCATCCTTACTTTGTCTAAGTGGACAATATGGGAACTTATTGGATATGGTCTCTTTCGTCATTGTCATATTCTACATGATTACGGTGTTTGGAGTCATTTATCTACGCTGGAAAAAACCAGAATTAGAGCGTAGTTATAAGACCTTTCTTTATCCTGTAACGCCGTTAATATATCTACTGATAGGTACGGTGTTCTGTGTCCTCTTAATTTTATTTAAGCCTAATTATACCTGGCCAGGATTTATTCTAATCCTAATAGGTATCCCAATTTATTATTTAGGTAAAAGGAAAGAGAGCAAGGATAACCATATAAGCTAA
- a CDS encoding response regulator transcription factor: MNQKILLAEDDPNLGDLLKDYLELKGKFDVVLSKDGQEALEAFRKDNFDLCILDVMMPKKDGFSLGKDIRKINQTIPIIYATAKGMMEDKTQAFELGGDDYITKPFRVEELLLRINALLKRAAKDKEEELADKFEIGDYFFDYTSQIISYKGQQQKLSTKEAELLRLLCLKKNDVLTREEALVKIWHDDNYFTGRSMDVFLSKLRKYLKEDPNVEIVNVHGKGYKLLVS; encoded by the coding sequence ATGAATCAAAAAATATTATTAGCGGAAGATGATCCAAATTTGGGCGATCTTTTAAAAGACTACCTTGAATTAAAAGGCAAATTTGATGTTGTATTGAGCAAAGATGGTCAAGAAGCGTTAGAAGCCTTTAGAAAGGATAATTTTGACTTATGCATCCTGGATGTTATGATGCCTAAAAAAGATGGTTTTTCTTTAGGAAAAGATATACGTAAGATTAATCAAACCATTCCCATAATTTATGCAACAGCAAAAGGAATGATGGAAGATAAGACACAAGCTTTCGAACTTGGAGGTGATGATTATATCACGAAACCTTTTCGCGTCGAGGAGCTTCTTTTGAGAATTAATGCACTTTTAAAACGTGCAGCAAAAGATAAAGAAGAAGAGCTTGCAGACAAATTTGAAATTGGCGATTACTTTTTCGACTATACCAGTCAAATCATTTCGTACAAAGGTCAACAACAAAAGCTTTCTACGAAAGAAGCCGAGTTATTGCGTCTTTTATGCCTAAAGAAAAACGACGTGCTAACACGCGAAGAAGCTTTAGTCAAAATTTGGCATGATGACAATTATTTCACAGGTCGTAGTATGGATGTATTCTTGAGCAAATTAAGAAAATACCTAAAAGAAGATCCAAATGTGGAAATTGTAAATGTTCATGGTAAGGGTTATAAGCTATTGGTCAGCTAA
- the metE gene encoding 5-methyltetrahydropteroyltriglutamate--homocysteine S-methyltransferase yields the protein MLLTNNLGYPRVGAFRELKKANEAYWAKKISAEELLQAGLKIREGNWKTQKDAGIDLIPSNDFSFYDQVLDLSLTVGAIPARYNSLLNKIDRQYNLDLYFAMARGFQEGGVDVTAMEMTKWFDTNYHYIVPEFVKNQEFKLTSEKFLSEYNEAKKLGIETKPVFIGPISYLLLGKEKENGFNRIDLIDNLLPVYEEILSKLADAGAQYVQIDEPFLALDIDDATRALYGKVFEKLAAAAKGVKLIVATYFEALRDNEDTAVSLPVHALHLDLVRGEKQLDTILSKIPASLTLSLGIVEGRNIWKNDYENSLLKIKQAVDALGKDRVWVAPSSSLLHVPFDLDNEQNEESLPAEVKNWLAFAKQKLAEVKDLAVLAEGEVDAATQDRYASNKAAAESRRTSPLIHKPEVKERVSNITDDDAKRTSNFDARKAAQQAKFNLPGFATTTIGSFPQTKDVRKWRADLKKGAISQEQYDKEIAEETERTIRLQEELDIDVLVHGEFERNDMVEYFGEQLAGYAFTQNGWVQSYGSRCVKPPVIYGDVYRPEDMTVRWSAYAQSLTNRPVKGMLTGPVTILQWSFVRNDQPRSTTTYQIALAILDEVQALEKAGIKIIQIDEPAIREGLPLRKADQQSYLDWAVRSFRVSSSNVDDDTQIHTHMCYSEFNDIIQDIAAMDADVITIETSRSQMELLDAFADFKYPNDIGPGVYDIHSPRVPSTEEMVNLLRKAKAVVPAEQLWVNPDCGLKTRAWPETKAALESMVEAAKILRAE from the coding sequence ATGTTATTAACAAACAACTTAGGTTACCCGCGTGTGGGTGCATTCCGCGAGCTAAAGAAAGCTAACGAAGCTTACTGGGCGAAAAAAATTAGCGCGGAAGAATTATTGCAAGCTGGACTGAAAATCCGTGAAGGCAACTGGAAGACTCAAAAAGATGCAGGTATCGATTTGATCCCATCGAATGATTTTTCTTTTTATGATCAAGTACTAGACTTATCTTTAACAGTAGGCGCTATCCCTGCTCGTTACAATTCATTATTAAATAAAATCGATCGCCAATATAACTTAGATTTATATTTTGCAATGGCGCGTGGTTTCCAAGAAGGCGGCGTAGATGTTACTGCCATGGAAATGACAAAATGGTTTGATACTAACTATCACTATATTGTTCCTGAGTTTGTAAAAAACCAAGAATTTAAATTGACTTCAGAGAAGTTCTTAAGTGAATATAATGAAGCAAAAAAATTAGGCATTGAAACTAAACCAGTTTTCATTGGCCCAATCTCTTATTTATTATTAGGTAAAGAAAAAGAAAACGGATTTAATCGTATCGATCTAATCGACAACTTACTTCCGGTTTACGAAGAAATCCTATCTAAACTTGCTGATGCAGGTGCTCAATACGTTCAAATTGATGAGCCATTCTTGGCATTAGATATTGATGATGCGACTCGCGCTCTATACGGTAAAGTTTTCGAAAAACTTGCTGCTGCTGCGAAAGGCGTTAAATTAATCGTTGCAACTTACTTTGAAGCTTTACGTGACAACGAAGACACAGCAGTTAGTCTTCCTGTACATGCACTTCACCTTGACCTTGTTCGTGGTGAAAAACAGCTTGACACTATATTATCAAAAATCCCAGCTTCATTAACTTTATCATTAGGTATTGTTGAAGGTAGAAATATCTGGAAAAATGATTACGAAAACTCTTTATTAAAAATCAAACAAGCAGTAGATGCTTTAGGTAAAGACCGCGTATGGGTTGCTCCTTCTTCATCTTTATTGCACGTTCCTTTTGATTTAGATAATGAGCAAAATGAAGAATCTCTTCCTGCAGAAGTTAAAAATTGGTTGGCATTCGCTAAACAAAAATTAGCGGAAGTAAAAGACCTTGCTGTATTGGCAGAAGGCGAAGTTGACGCAGCGACACAAGATCGTTATGCATCAAACAAAGCAGCTGCTGAAAGCCGTCGTACATCTCCATTAATCCACAAACCAGAGGTTAAGGAACGCGTAAGTAATATTACAGATGACGATGCTAAGCGTACTTCAAATTTTGACGCACGTAAAGCTGCTCAACAAGCTAAATTTAACTTACCAGGTTTTGCGACTACAACAATTGGTTCATTCCCTCAAACAAAAGATGTTCGTAAGTGGAGAGCTGATTTGAAAAAAGGCGCTATCTCTCAAGAACAATACGATAAAGAGATTGCTGAAGAAACCGAGAGAACTATTCGTTTACAAGAAGAATTAGACATCGATGTATTAGTACATGGAGAATTCGAACGTAACGATATGGTTGAATATTTTGGTGAGCAATTAGCAGGATATGCATTTACGCAAAACGGATGGGTTCAATCATACGGTTCTCGTTGTGTTAAACCGCCAGTAATTTATGGAGATGTTTACCGTCCAGAAGACATGACTGTTCGTTGGTCTGCATATGCGCAATCATTAACAAATCGTCCTGTAAAAGGAATGTTAACGGGTCCAGTGACTATCTTACAATGGTCTTTCGTACGTAACGATCAACCACGTTCAACAACTACTTACCAAATTGCTTTAGCAATCTTAGACGAGGTTCAAGCATTGGAAAAAGCAGGTATCAAAATTATTCAAATTGATGAGCCAGCTATTCGTGAAGGATTACCATTGCGTAAAGCTGATCAACAATCATACTTAGATTGGGCAGTTCGTTCATTCCGTGTTTCTTCTTCAAATGTTGACGATGATACGCAGATCCACACACACATGTGTTACTCGGAATTCAACGATATTATCCAAGATATCGCAGCAATGGATGCTGACGTAATTACTATTGAAACTTCACGTTCTCAAATGGAATTATTAGATGCTTTCGCTGACTTCAAATATCCAAATGATATCGGTCCTGGTGTATATGACATCCACTCACCTCGCGTGCCTAGCACCGAAGAAATGGTAAACTTACTTCGTAAAGCGAAAGCAGTAGTTCCTGCTGAGCAATTATGGGTAAACCCTGACTGTGGTTTGAAAACACGTGCATGGCCAGAAACTAAAGCAGCTTTGGAATCAATGGTCGAAGCGGCTAAGATTTTAAGAGCTGAATAA
- a CDS encoding sensor histidine kinase translates to MKKRSITLIIGLMSIALLGVMAMQYYFVRESFKQKSKLFDEAVKASLTAVANRIERIEIYEFARQQERENQEKFRQDQEQLKKNEESLGLQVKYQDSIKLLQRLAFSHTQRFNEMETRLNQQYPTVLITNEFYETYIRRKEYSNYVRITLEQGYTSENTIGEFARVYAVREIKEVKAKDDSARYLIPIFGPNSSLTATYQIRTLPPPVNTRLLGQIDLLEKKLNKLRNQKLIGAATLFDSLKIMGGKQSAIMEDVAIGMQLSKRPLEQRIDKTQAVDLLINELDQRGINSSFVMQVRNSENSPLIFQAVFNYNNETIEESKNPPMVYKARLFQSDEGKSPGELRVYFPNKGSIIAGTMGYWLLPILTLLALLIGCFAYTLTIIFRQKKISEMKTDFINNMTHEFKTPVATIMIASESLKDPEISADERRVSKLANIIYDENVRLGSHIERVLNIARLEKENLKIERTNVQINNLANAVLESMKLQLEKAEGILNVHLDATNDLVIGDELHLSNVMYNLVDNAIKYSQEKPEITFKTFNRGKSIVISVADKGIGMTKDQAEKIFDQFYRIPTGNIHNVKGFGLGLSYVNDIIKRLNGKITVKSEKDKGTQFEVTLPLKHSSKEVA, encoded by the coding sequence ATGAAGAAAAGAAGTATTACGTTGATAATCGGATTGATGTCTATTGCACTATTAGGTGTAATGGCCATGCAGTATTACTTCGTACGTGAATCTTTCAAACAGAAATCTAAATTATTTGATGAAGCCGTCAAAGCGTCCCTAACTGCTGTTGCCAACAGAATCGAGCGAATTGAGATTTACGAATTTGCGCGTCAGCAAGAGCGAGAGAATCAAGAGAAATTTCGACAGGATCAAGAGCAGTTGAAAAAAAACGAAGAAAGCTTAGGACTCCAAGTCAAATATCAGGATAGTATAAAGTTACTACAGCGTTTAGCGTTCTCCCATACCCAACGCTTTAACGAAATGGAAACTCGTTTAAATCAACAGTACCCAACGGTATTGATTACAAATGAGTTTTATGAAACCTATATACGTCGCAAAGAATATAGTAACTATGTTCGCATTACCTTAGAACAAGGTTATACAAGCGAAAATACAATCGGAGAATTTGCTAGAGTTTATGCTGTTCGAGAGATTAAAGAGGTAAAGGCAAAAGATGATAGTGCTCGATATTTGATCCCTATTTTCGGACCGAATTCTTCGCTTACTGCGACCTATCAAATTCGTACCTTACCCCCACCGGTTAATACACGTTTACTCGGACAGATTGATTTATTAGAGAAAAAGCTGAATAAGCTTAGAAATCAGAAATTAATTGGTGCAGCGACCTTGTTCGACTCGTTAAAAATAATGGGAGGTAAACAAAGTGCAATCATGGAAGATGTCGCCATTGGGATGCAACTCTCTAAAAGACCATTAGAACAACGTATTGATAAAACGCAGGCCGTCGACTTGTTGATTAATGAACTAGATCAACGCGGAATCAATTCTTCCTTCGTAATGCAGGTTCGTAATTCCGAAAACAGCCCGTTAATCTTTCAGGCAGTGTTTAATTACAATAATGAAACGATTGAAGAAAGTAAAAATCCACCGATGGTTTATAAGGCTCGCTTATTTCAGAGTGACGAGGGTAAATCGCCTGGAGAACTAAGAGTTTACTTCCCCAATAAAGGCTCCATCATTGCAGGTACGATGGGCTATTGGTTGCTCCCTATTTTGACCTTATTGGCATTACTGATTGGTTGTTTTGCGTATACCTTGACAATCATCTTCCGTCAGAAAAAGATCTCGGAAATGAAAACCGATTTTATCAATAATATGACGCATGAGTTTAAGACGCCAGTAGCGACGATTATGATTGCCTCCGAGTCACTGAAAGACCCTGAAATATCGGCAGATGAACGTCGAGTAAGCAAATTAGCTAACATCATATACGATGAAAATGTGCGGTTAGGATCTCATATTGAGCGTGTGTTAAACATTGCAAGACTTGAAAAAGAAAATTTAAAGATTGAAAGAACAAATGTTCAAATCAACAATTTGGCAAATGCAGTGTTAGAAAGTATGAAGCTTCAGTTAGAAAAAGCTGAAGGAATCTTAAACGTTCACCTGGATGCTACCAATGATTTGGTGATTGGAGATGAACTTCACCTATCAAACGTTATGTATAATTTGGTAGATAATGCAATTAAATATAGCCAAGAGAAGCCAGAAATAACATTCAAAACTTTTAATCGCGGCAAGAGTATCGTTATTTCTGTCGCCGATAAGGGAATTGGAATGACGAAAGACCAAGCGGAAAAGATATTTGATCAATTCTACCGTATCCCTACAGGGAATATTCACAATGTGAAAGGTTTTGGATTGGGTCTAAGCTATGTGAATGACATTATAAAACGCCTGAATGGAAAAATCACTGTAAAAAGTGAAAAAGACAAGGGCACGCAATTTGAAGTAACTTTACCATTAAAGCATTCCTCGAAAGAGGTTGCTTAA
- the upp gene encoding uracil phosphoribosyltransferase has translation MITILTKQNSIANHFLAELRDVRIQQDRMRFRRNLERLGEVMAYEISKTLEYFSADVETPLGVANTHLLHQQPVIATIMRAGLPFHQGLLNVFDRADSAFIAAYRHTKKSGEFEIHKKYQNTPNLDEKVVIMADPMLATGKSLVLCCKDLLSEYNIKELHIATVIASEEGLQHVQAFLPDVQIWVGAVDNELTSKSYIVPGLGDAGDLAFGNKE, from the coding sequence ATGATAACGATCTTAACAAAACAGAACAGTATAGCCAATCACTTCTTGGCTGAATTAAGAGACGTCCGGATACAACAAGATCGAATGCGGTTTCGCCGCAATCTGGAACGCCTAGGTGAAGTAATGGCTTATGAAATTAGCAAAACATTAGAATACTTCAGTGCTGATGTCGAAACACCTTTAGGCGTTGCCAATACTCACCTGCTGCATCAGCAACCCGTGATAGCGACTATTATGCGCGCAGGACTACCATTCCATCAAGGCTTATTAAATGTATTCGATCGAGCAGATAGTGCCTTTATCGCTGCCTATAGACATACCAAAAAAAGCGGAGAATTTGAAATTCATAAGAAATATCAGAATACGCCTAATTTAGATGAGAAGGTTGTTATTATGGCTGATCCAATGCTCGCTACTGGCAAAAGCCTAGTTCTTTGTTGTAAAGATCTACTAAGTGAATACAACATCAAAGAGCTGCATATCGCAACAGTCATTGCCTCTGAAGAAGGATTACAGCATGTACAAGCATTCTTACCAGACGTACAAATTTGGGTAGGCGCCGTTGATAATGAATTAACAAGCAAATCCTACATTGTTCCCGGTCTAGGCGATGCTGGCGACCTTGCTTTTGGCAATAAAGAATAA
- a CDS encoding DUF4833 domain-containing protein yields the protein MKQTWLLLCFISFIFPVSAQQGYPTPTNMQNVLFYIQHNRGHNTYIYSINKSDNGTLDSNSPINVYRQLFDDGGKIKPLTAIQRKFAYGISTESIDSDSYEASIVSLPTQKFILHVKPKNGSYVETTVNQVKMHVQRIFIQQKEGTSGLTTKVDYILFYGKVGQKAVVERLEITD from the coding sequence ATGAAGCAGACTTGGCTATTACTATGCTTTATTAGCTTTATTTTCCCCGTATCCGCACAGCAAGGATATCCTACACCTACGAATATGCAGAATGTATTATTTTATATTCAGCATAATCGAGGTCATAATACCTATATCTATTCGATTAATAAATCCGACAATGGTACCCTTGATAGCAATAGCCCCATAAACGTCTATCGTCAATTATTTGATGATGGAGGAAAGATTAAACCCTTAACGGCTATTCAACGCAAATTTGCTTACGGTATCTCAACCGAATCAATAGATTCGGACTCCTATGAAGCTTCGATAGTGTCACTCCCGACCCAGAAATTTATACTTCATGTGAAACCCAAGAATGGGTCTTATGTTGAAACGACAGTAAATCAAGTTAAAATGCATGTACAACGCATTTTCATCCAACAGAAAGAGGGAACATCTGGCTTAACTACTAAAGTAGATTATATCCTATTTTACGGAAAAGTAGGGCAAAAGGCAGTTGTAGAACGACTAGAAATAACCGACTAG
- the uvrB gene encoding excinuclease ABC subunit UvrB has translation MRFELTSEYKPTGDQPQAIKELVAGVEQGENYQTLLGVTGSGKTFTVANLIQETQKPTLILSHNKTLAAQLYGEFKQFFPNNAVHYFVSYYDYYQPEAFIASSNTYIEKDLAINEEIEKLRLATTSALMSGRRDVIVVSSVSCIYGMGNPEDFSKSIFRFGVGTTISRNAFLHKLVEILYARTTSDFKRGTFRVKGDTVDVYPAYMDNAYRISFFGDDIDELSEIDPVSGRTIQKHETLALYPANLFVTPKEKFTQSIWGIQEELMQRKTQLEEEGKMLEAKRLEERVNYDLEMMRELGYCSGIENYSRFFDGRQPGMRPFCLIDYFPTDYLMVIDESHVTIPQLRAMYGGDRSRKIALVEHGFRLPAALDNRPLNFPEFESLTNQTIYVSATPGDYELQQTEGVVVEQVIRPTGLLDPIIEVKPAINQVDDLLEEVDKAIKDGGRVLATTLTKRMAEELTKYMTRLNIKVRYIHSEVKTLERVEILRGLRLGEFDVLVGVNLLREGLDLPEVTLVAILDADKEGFLRSERSLIQTIGRAARNEKGRVIMYADKMTDSMRITIDETNRRREKQISYNLEHGITPRTVGKTREEILEQTSVADMGVEAKAYIEPDAAASVAADPLIEYMSDNEMKKAIDTVRKRMEKAAKEMEFLEAAKLRDEMFALEKIYEDKFNKKK, from the coding sequence ATGAGATTTGAACTAACATCTGAATATAAACCGACTGGCGATCAGCCTCAAGCAATCAAGGAATTGGTTGCAGGCGTCGAACAGGGGGAAAATTACCAAACCTTATTAGGGGTTACAGGCTCCGGTAAGACATTTACCGTCGCGAATTTAATCCAAGAGACGCAAAAACCTACGCTAATATTGAGTCATAATAAGACCTTAGCCGCCCAGCTTTACGGTGAGTTTAAGCAGTTTTTCCCGAATAATGCCGTGCATTACTTTGTGTCTTATTACGATTATTATCAGCCGGAGGCCTTTATCGCTTCCTCAAATACCTATATCGAAAAGGATTTGGCCATCAATGAGGAAATCGAAAAGTTACGTCTTGCGACAACTTCGGCATTGATGTCTGGAAGAAGAGATGTTATTGTTGTTTCTTCGGTTTCTTGCATTTACGGTATGGGAAATCCAGAAGATTTCTCAAAATCTATTTTTCGCTTCGGGGTAGGTACGACTATTAGTAGAAATGCATTTTTACATAAATTGGTCGAGATTCTGTACGCGCGAACAACATCGGATTTCAAACGCGGAACATTTAGAGTGAAGGGCGATACAGTGGACGTGTATCCAGCTTATATGGATAACGCTTACAGAATTTCTTTCTTCGGTGATGATATTGATGAACTTAGTGAAATAGATCCTGTTTCTGGGCGTACGATTCAGAAGCATGAGACGCTTGCTTTATATCCAGCAAATCTCTTCGTAACACCAAAAGAGAAGTTTACACAGTCTATTTGGGGAATTCAAGAGGAGTTGATGCAACGTAAAACGCAGTTAGAAGAGGAGGGAAAGATGCTGGAAGCCAAACGACTCGAGGAAAGAGTAAATTATGATTTAGAGATGATGCGCGAACTGGGCTATTGTTCGGGAATCGAGAACTACTCTCGGTTTTTTGACGGCAGACAACCAGGTATGCGTCCCTTTTGCTTAATAGATTATTTTCCTACGGATTACTTGATGGTAATTGATGAAAGCCATGTAACAATACCTCAATTGCGCGCGATGTACGGAGGTGACCGTTCTCGAAAAATTGCATTAGTAGAGCATGGGTTTCGTTTGCCTGCAGCATTGGATAATCGTCCCTTGAACTTTCCAGAATTTGAATCCTTAACGAATCAGACTATTTATGTGTCGGCAACGCCTGGTGATTATGAATTACAACAAACAGAAGGAGTTGTCGTAGAGCAAGTCATTCGTCCGACGGGTTTATTAGATCCAATTATTGAAGTTAAACCAGCGATTAATCAAGTCGATGACCTTCTAGAAGAGGTCGACAAGGCAATCAAAGATGGGGGTAGGGTTCTTGCGACTACGCTTACGAAGCGTATGGCTGAAGAACTTACCAAATATATGACGCGATTAAATATCAAAGTAAGGTATATACACTCCGAAGTAAAGACTTTGGAACGTGTGGAAATATTGAGAGGTTTACGACTTGGGGAATTTGATGTATTAGTCGGAGTAAACTTATTGCGTGAAGGCTTGGATTTACCGGAGGTAACGTTGGTAGCGATCTTAGATGCTGATAAAGAAGGTTTCCTGCGTTCGGAACGTTCGTTGATACAAACGATTGGACGTGCGGCGCGTAATGAAAAAGGACGCGTGATTATGTATGCTGATAAGATGACCGACAGTATGCGCATAACGATTGATGAGACGAATAGAAGGCGTGAAAAGCAGATTAGCTATAACTTAGAACATGGTATTACTCCGAGAACAGTCGGTAAGACGAGAGAGGAAATCTTAGAACAGACTTCCGTAGCAGACATGGGAGTGGAGGCAAAAGCTTACATTGAACCAGATGCAGCAGCGTCCGTAGCCGCAGATCCATTGATCGAGTATATGAGCGATAATGAGATGAAGAAGGCGATTGATACGGTGCGTAAGCGTATGGAAAAGGCTGCAAAAGAAATGGAATTCTTAGAAGCAGCTAAGCTTCGCGATGAGATGTTCGCTTTGGAAAAAATATATGAGGATAAATTCAACAAGAAAAAATAA